The proteins below are encoded in one region of Streptomyces marianii:
- a CDS encoding aminoglycoside phosphotransferase family protein: protein MTVRTTRDGTTRIDETLVRRLLHRQFPQWAGMPVTAVPSAGTANAMFRLGRDMVVRLPCTPGSADDVDKEHRWLPRLAPNLPTAVPAPLGKGVPGGGFPWPWSVYGWLDGENPVPGRLAAPLPLAGDLAGFVAALHRIDPADAPASYRAEPLSARDADTRAAIGALEGIVDAGAAVAAWEASLRAPGRDGPRVWVHADLQPGNLLLVGGRLGAVIDFGCLGLGDPAVDLIVAWYVLTAEARRPFRAALGVDEAAWTRGRGWALSIALMELRHYRDTNPRMAAIARHVVREVVTDHGARRPDGREPDG from the coding sequence ATGACCGTCAGGACGACGCGGGACGGAACGACGCGGATCGACGAGACGCTGGTACGACGGCTCCTGCACCGGCAGTTCCCGCAGTGGGCGGGCATGCCCGTCACCGCGGTGCCCTCCGCCGGCACGGCCAACGCCATGTTCCGCCTCGGACGGGACATGGTCGTGCGGCTGCCCTGCACCCCGGGGTCCGCCGACGACGTGGACAAGGAGCACCGGTGGCTCCCGCGGCTCGCCCCGAACCTCCCCACGGCCGTGCCGGCACCCCTCGGCAAGGGCGTGCCGGGCGGCGGATTCCCGTGGCCGTGGTCGGTCTACGGCTGGCTGGACGGCGAGAACCCGGTGCCCGGCCGGCTCGCCGCGCCGCTGCCGCTCGCCGGGGACCTGGCGGGCTTCGTCGCCGCGCTGCACCGGATCGACCCGGCGGACGCGCCCGCCTCGTACCGAGCGGAACCGCTCTCCGCACGGGACGCCGACACCCGCGCCGCGATCGGGGCCCTGGAGGGGATCGTCGACGCGGGCGCGGCGGTCGCAGCGTGGGAGGCATCGCTGCGGGCCCCCGGCCGGGACGGACCGCGCGTCTGGGTCCACGCGGATCTCCAGCCGGGGAATCTGTTGCTCGTGGGGGGACGTCTCGGCGCCGTCATCGACTTCGGCTGCCTGGGGCTGGGCGATCCGGCGGTCGATCTGATCGTGGCGTGGTACGTCCTGACCGCCGAAGCGCGCCGCCCGTTCCGCGCGGCTCTGGGCGTCGACGAGGCGGCGTGGACGAGGGGGCGGGGATGGGCGCTGTCGATCGCGCTGATGGAGCTGCGGCACTACCGGGACACGAATCCGAGGATGGCGGCCATCGCCCGGCACGTCGTCCGCGAGGTCGTCACGGACCACGGGGCACGACGGCCGGACGGGCGGGAGCCGGACGGGTAG
- a CDS encoding lamin tail domain-containing protein translates to MSASRNVRRLVAAALASGAIVGAMAVPASADNGHDRRDGRDRHAGHSRHHDDRNRFDRDRFDGDRFGGDRRGDRFGGDRFGRDRRSPVAIGQVQHNGPRRDFRSNRSLNAEWVEVTNNGRRAVDLDGWTLSDSDGNRYRFDDLRLPARSSVRVHTGRGFDTRHDVYQGRRNHIWDSRDTATLRDGRGRVVDFESWGRGFPRR, encoded by the coding sequence ATGTCTGCTTCCCGCAACGTCCGTCGTCTCGTGGCGGCGGCCCTGGCGTCCGGCGCGATCGTCGGCGCGATGGCCGTGCCGGCTTCCGCGGACAACGGGCACGACCGCCGCGACGGGCGCGACCGTCACGCCGGCCACAGCCGCCACCACGACGACCGGAACCGCTTCGACCGCGACAGATTCGACGGTGACCGGTTCGGCGGTGACCGGCGCGGTGACCGGTTCGGCGGTGACCGGTTCGGCCGGGACCGGCGTTCCCCGGTCGCCATCGGCCAGGTCCAGCACAACGGCCCGCGCCGTGACTTCCGCTCCAACCGCAGCCTGAACGCGGAGTGGGTCGAGGTGACGAACAACGGCCGCCGCGCCGTCGACCTCGACGGATGGACCCTGTCGGACAGCGACGGCAACCGCTACCGCTTCGACGACCTGCGCCTGCCCGCCCGTTCCAGCGTCCGTGTCCACACGGGCCGCGGCTTCGACACCCGCCACGACGTCTACCAGGGCCGCCGGAACCACATCTGGGACAGCCGGGACACGGCCACGCTGCGCGACGGCCGCGGCCGCGTCGTCGACTTCGAGTCCTGGGGACGCGGCTTCCCGCGCCGCTAG
- a CDS encoding glutamate-cysteine ligase family protein, translating into MGRDVPALVFTRDDRRRYRNKMQDCLDTFALMLSESRFESERPQVGLEIELNLVDGAAEPAMRSTDVLEAIADPAWSSELGRFNLEINIPPRRLTAGGPDAWEQEIRDALNHAEDRAAQVGAHLAMVGILPTLRQKDVGEAALSENPRYRLLNEQVFAARGEDLRIVVDGVDRLQTYADTITPEAACTSTQFHLQVSPDEFAGYWNAAQAVAGVQIALAANSPFLFGKELWRETRIPLFEQATDTRPEEIKVQGVRPRVWFGERWITSVFDLFEENLRYFPALLPLCDDQDPGETLEGGDIPELAELTLHNGTIYRWNRPVYAVANDRPHLRVENRVLPAGPTVADVLANGAFYYGLTRALVEEERPVWSRMSFSAAEDNLHTAARHGIDARLYWPGMGEVPVAELVLRRLLPLAHRGLELSGMDAQWREPLLGIIEQRCVTGRNGAVWQAEMFHHIDSTTHMTRHEALRRMTRQYIDYMHLNAPAHTWPVD; encoded by the coding sequence ATGGGACGAGACGTCCCGGCGCTGGTGTTCACCCGTGACGACCGCCGTCGGTACCGGAACAAGATGCAGGACTGTCTCGACACCTTCGCACTGATGCTGAGCGAGTCACGGTTCGAGTCGGAGCGGCCGCAGGTCGGCCTGGAGATCGAGCTGAACCTCGTGGACGGCGCGGCCGAACCGGCGATGCGGAGCACCGACGTGCTCGAGGCGATCGCCGATCCCGCCTGGTCCAGCGAGCTGGGCCGGTTCAACCTGGAGATCAACATCCCACCGCGCCGGCTGACCGCCGGCGGCCCCGACGCCTGGGAGCAGGAGATCAGGGACGCGCTCAACCACGCCGAGGACCGGGCCGCGCAGGTCGGTGCGCACCTCGCGATGGTGGGGATCCTGCCGACGCTGCGACAGAAGGACGTGGGCGAGGCGGCACTGTCCGAGAACCCGCGCTACCGGCTGCTGAACGAGCAGGTGTTCGCCGCCCGCGGGGAGGACCTGCGGATCGTCGTGGACGGTGTGGACCGGCTGCAGACCTACGCGGACACGATCACACCAGAGGCCGCCTGCACGAGCACCCAGTTCCACCTGCAGGTCTCGCCCGACGAGTTCGCGGGGTACTGGAACGCGGCGCAGGCCGTCGCGGGCGTGCAGATCGCCCTGGCCGCGAACTCCCCCTTCCTGTTCGGCAAGGAGCTGTGGCGCGAGACCCGTATCCCGCTCTTCGAGCAGGCGACCGACACCCGCCCCGAGGAGATCAAGGTGCAGGGCGTGCGGCCGCGGGTGTGGTTCGGCGAGCGCTGGATCACGAGCGTCTTCGACCTCTTCGAGGAGAACCTGCGCTACTTCCCCGCGCTGCTGCCCCTGTGCGACGACCAGGACCCGGGGGAGACCCTGGAGGGCGGCGACATCCCGGAACTCGCCGAACTCACGCTGCACAACGGGACGATCTACCGCTGGAACCGCCCGGTGTACGCGGTGGCCAACGACCGGCCCCACCTCCGGGTCGAGAACCGGGTACTGCCCGCCGGGCCGACGGTCGCCGACGTCCTGGCCAACGGCGCGTTCTACTACGGGCTCACCCGCGCGCTGGTCGAGGAGGAGCGCCCGGTGTGGTCGCGCATGTCGTTCTCGGCCGCCGAGGACAATCTGCACACGGCCGCCCGCCACGGGATCGACGCCCGGCTGTACTGGCCGGGCATGGGGGAGGTACCGGTCGCCGAACTGGTGCTGCGGCGACTGCTGCCGCTGGCGCACCGGGGTCTGGAGCTGTCCGGCATGGACGCGCAGTGGCGGGAGCCCCTGCTGGGGATCATCGAGCAGCGCTGCGTCACGGGCCGCAACGGCGCGGTCTGGCAGGCGGAGATGTTCCACCACATCGACAGCACCACCCATATGACCCGCCACGAGGCACTCCGGCGGATGACGAGGCAGTACATCGACTACATGCACCTCAACGCGCCCGCGCACACCTGGCCGGTCGACTGA
- a CDS encoding class E sortase: MHASRAVPTALAGALVAVLAACSPAAGGARTSDKPAAAPGASPAAAEAPRSRPSASAPPATSFAPASTPSPSGTPEPPGSARTRPATLSIPSIGLADLRVVPYEGTTDDWPGTRIQDRGVAASPYGERGGAGPGEVGNYLVTAHRLSAGGPLRDLPSLGVGESVLVASGGKIYKYRITEHRTTSFRSARSLAEQRAAVPGFPGRTATQPMITISTCATPEDNAEGNFWRDDRNNPEHRIDRVGVIADVHDTTG; this comes from the coding sequence ATGCACGCTTCCCGCGCCGTTCCCACCGCTCTCGCCGGAGCCCTCGTCGCCGTGCTGGCAGCCTGTTCCCCCGCGGCCGGCGGTGCCCGGACGTCCGACAAGCCCGCGGCCGCCCCGGGGGCCTCGCCCGCCGCGGCCGAGGCCCCGAGGTCACGCCCGTCGGCCTCCGCCCCGCCGGCAACGTCCTTCGCCCCCGCGTCCACCCCGTCCCCGAGCGGGACGCCGGAGCCGCCGGGCAGCGCACGCACCCGGCCGGCCACGCTGAGCATCCCGTCGATCGGCCTGGCGGACCTGCGCGTCGTCCCGTACGAGGGGACCACCGACGACTGGCCGGGAACGCGCATCCAGGACCGCGGGGTGGCCGCCAGCCCGTACGGTGAGCGGGGCGGGGCCGGGCCGGGAGAGGTCGGCAACTACCTCGTCACCGCGCACCGGCTGTCCGCCGGCGGGCCCCTGCGGGACCTGCCGTCCCTGGGGGTGGGCGAATCGGTCCTGGTGGCCTCGGGAGGCAAGATCTACAAGTACCGGATCACCGAGCACCGGACGACGTCCTTCCGGTCCGCCCGGTCACTGGCCGAGCAGCGGGCCGCCGTGCCCGGCTTCCCCGGCAGGACCGCCACACAGCCGATGATCACGATCTCCACCTGCGCCACCCCGGAGGACAACGCGGAGGGGAACTTCTGGCGCGACGACCGGAACAACCCGGAGCACCGGATCGACCGGGTCGGCGTAATCGCGGACGTGCACGACACCACGGGCTGA
- a CDS encoding (2Fe-2S)-binding protein — MNRISVTVDGVAYQDDVEPRLLLVHYLRDRLGLTGTPVGCDTGSCGACTVELDGRSVKSCSVLTVQADGGEVTTVQGLGTPTGGLDSLQRAFHEKHALQCGYCTPGMIMAARELLRDNPDPTPDEVRHALEGNLCRCTGYQNIVHAVLAAARHEQEATT, encoded by the coding sequence ATGAACCGTATCTCGGTGACCGTGGACGGCGTTGCCTACCAGGACGACGTGGAACCGCGTCTGCTGCTGGTCCACTACCTGCGGGACCGCCTGGGACTGACCGGCACCCCCGTCGGCTGCGACACCGGCAGCTGCGGCGCGTGCACCGTCGAGCTCGACGGGCGCAGCGTCAAGAGCTGCTCGGTGCTCACGGTGCAGGCCGACGGAGGCGAGGTGACCACCGTGCAGGGGCTCGGCACCCCCACCGGGGGCCTCGACTCCCTCCAGCGGGCCTTCCACGAGAAGCACGCGCTCCAGTGCGGCTACTGCACACCCGGGATGATCATGGCGGCCCGGGAACTGCTGAGGGACAATCCGGACCCCACTCCCGACGAGGTCCGCCACGCCCTCGAGGGCAACCTCTGCCGGTGCACGGGCTACCAGAACATCGTCCACGCGGTGCTGGCGGCCGCCCGCCACGAGCAGGAGGCCACCACATGA
- a CDS encoding xanthine dehydrogenase family protein molybdopterin-binding subunit, which translates to MTAQPADRTQREVGRPRARKEDAHLVTGQTTWTDNISVPGMLHMAVLRSPMAHARIDRVDVSPALERPGVVAAFSGRDLADGLASMPCVWPVTEDIVMPDHPPVAVDEVRYAGDPVAVVIARDRYAAADALEAVDVDYTPLEPVLDLEAALAEGAPLVHADKGTNRCYVWPLTTGEDWDSARARADVVVSRRFLQQRLIPNAMEPRAVVVMPIAASGEYTMYSATQIPHIVRVLMAMVTGIPEQKLRVIAPDVGGGFGSKLQVYAEEAVALAVARTLGRPVKWTESRSEGYLATHHGRGQIQDVQIAATREGKLLGLKVDLLADLGAYLMLITPGTPLLGAFMYPAIYKMDAYAFTCTGVFTTRTPTDAYRGAGRPEATFAIERMMDELAAELGMDPLELRRLNWIGHDEFPYTSIAGLTYDSGDYEAATEKALALFGYEGMRAEQQERVRRGDPVRLGIGISTYTEMCGVAPSRVLRDLRYAAGGWETANVRMLPTGKVEVVTGTSPHGQGHVTSWSQIAADVLGVPFEDVEVVHGDTRAAPQGMDTYGSRSLVVGGTAVHEAAQKVVEKARKIAAHLLEASEDDLDFAEGVFSVKGSPDARRTIQEIAFEAFSSHDLPEGMEPTIHADHVVDPDNFSYPHGTHLCAVDVDTETGHTRIRSYVCVDDVGRVVNPVIVEGQVHGGLAQGIGQALYEEAVYDAEGNLTSGTMADYLVPSAADLPEFTTERTETPATTNPLGVKGVGEAGTIASTPAVVNAIVDALRPLGVTDVPMPCTPERVWRAIRQARGEEGAVPAGGRPEGTAPTTGQAPAPGEEGLA; encoded by the coding sequence ATGACCGCGCAGCCCGCGGACCGGACGCAGCGGGAGGTCGGCCGCCCCCGGGCCCGCAAGGAGGACGCGCACCTGGTCACCGGTCAGACCACCTGGACCGACAACATCAGCGTGCCCGGCATGCTCCACATGGCCGTGCTCCGCAGTCCCATGGCCCATGCCCGGATCGACCGGGTGGACGTGTCCCCCGCCCTGGAGCGGCCCGGTGTCGTCGCGGCGTTCAGCGGACGCGACCTCGCCGACGGTCTCGCCTCGATGCCGTGCGTGTGGCCGGTGACCGAGGACATCGTGATGCCCGACCACCCGCCGGTCGCCGTGGACGAGGTGCGCTACGCGGGTGACCCGGTCGCCGTGGTGATCGCCCGTGACCGCTACGCGGCGGCCGACGCGCTCGAGGCGGTGGACGTCGACTACACCCCGCTCGAACCGGTGCTCGACCTGGAGGCGGCGCTCGCGGAGGGCGCACCACTCGTGCACGCGGACAAGGGCACGAACCGGTGCTACGTCTGGCCGCTGACGACCGGTGAGGACTGGGACTCCGCGCGGGCCCGGGCGGACGTGGTGGTCTCCCGTCGGTTCCTCCAGCAGCGGCTCATCCCCAACGCGATGGAACCGCGCGCCGTGGTCGTCATGCCGATCGCCGCGTCCGGCGAGTACACCATGTACTCCGCCACCCAGATCCCCCACATCGTGCGGGTGCTGATGGCCATGGTCACCGGCATCCCCGAGCAGAAGCTGCGGGTGATCGCCCCGGACGTGGGCGGCGGCTTCGGCTCCAAGCTCCAGGTGTACGCGGAGGAGGCGGTCGCCCTCGCCGTGGCGCGCACGCTCGGCCGTCCGGTGAAGTGGACCGAGTCGCGCTCCGAGGGCTATCTCGCCACCCACCACGGCCGGGGCCAGATCCAGGACGTCCAGATCGCGGCGACGCGCGAGGGGAAGCTACTCGGGCTGAAGGTCGACCTGCTCGCCGACCTCGGCGCGTACCTGATGCTGATCACACCGGGGACCCCGCTGCTCGGCGCGTTCATGTACCCGGCGATCTACAAGATGGACGCCTACGCCTTCACCTGCACCGGCGTCTTCACCACGCGGACACCCACCGACGCCTACCGGGGCGCGGGCCGCCCGGAGGCGACGTTCGCGATCGAGCGCATGATGGACGAACTCGCGGCGGAGCTGGGGATGGACCCGCTGGAGCTGCGCCGGCTCAACTGGATCGGCCACGACGAGTTCCCGTACACCTCGATCGCCGGGCTCACCTACGACAGCGGCGACTACGAGGCGGCGACGGAGAAGGCGCTGGCGCTGTTCGGCTACGAGGGGATGCGGGCCGAGCAGCAGGAGCGGGTGCGGCGCGGCGACCCGGTGCGCCTCGGCATCGGCATCTCGACGTACACCGAGATGTGCGGGGTCGCGCCGAGCCGGGTGCTGAGGGACCTGCGGTACGCGGCCGGCGGCTGGGAGACGGCGAACGTCCGCATGCTGCCGACGGGCAAGGTCGAGGTCGTCACGGGCACGAGCCCGCACGGTCAGGGCCATGTGACGTCCTGGAGCCAGATCGCGGCCGACGTGCTGGGGGTGCCGTTCGAGGACGTCGAGGTCGTGCACGGCGACACCCGGGCGGCGCCCCAGGGCATGGACACCTACGGCTCGCGCTCCCTCGTGGTCGGTGGCACGGCGGTGCACGAGGCGGCGCAGAAGGTCGTGGAGAAGGCACGGAAGATCGCGGCGCATCTGCTGGAGGCCAGCGAGGACGACCTCGACTTCGCGGAGGGCGTGTTCTCGGTGAAGGGCTCCCCGGACGCGCGGCGGACGATCCAGGAGATCGCGTTCGAGGCGTTCTCCTCGCACGACCTGCCCGAGGGCATGGAGCCGACGATCCACGCCGACCACGTCGTGGACCCCGACAACTTCTCCTACCCGCACGGCACGCACCTCTGCGCCGTGGACGTCGACACGGAGACGGGCCACACCCGGATCCGCTCCTATGTGTGCGTCGACGATGTAGGCCGGGTGGTCAACCCGGTGATCGTCGAGGGCCAGGTGCACGGCGGCCTCGCCCAGGGCATCGGCCAGGCGCTCTACGAGGAGGCCGTGTACGACGCCGAAGGGAACCTGACGTCCGGGACGATGGCGGACTATCTGGTGCCCTCGGCGGCCGACCTGCCCGAGTTCACGACCGAGCGCACCGAGACACCGGCCACCACCAACCCGCTGGGTGTGAAGGGCGTCGGGGAGGCGGGGACGATCGCCTCCACACCGGCGGTCGTCAACGCCATCGTGGACGCGCTGCGCCCCCTCGGGGTGACGGACGTGCCGATGCCGTGCACCCCCGAGCGGGTGTGGCGGGCCATCCGGCAGGCCCGGGGTGAGGAAGGCGCCGTGCCCGCCGGGGGACGGCCGGAGGGCACGGCACCGACGACGGGCCAGGCGCCCGCCCCGGGCGAGGAGGGGTTGGCATGA
- a CDS encoding FAD binding domain-containing protein, with the protein MIPAAFDYRRPESVDEAVTALADGGEEAKVLAGGQSLLPMLRLRLAFPELLVDVGRIDELRGVHEEADTLVIGAMTTHHDVLADPLVRRHAGLLAAATETVADPAVRNRGTLGGSLAHADPAADLPAVVLALDGELVAAGPRGRRTIAARDFFTDYLQSALGPDELLVEVRLPKSGDWGFRYEKFHRTAQAWAAVGVAVLVRSDGGRIAEARIGLTNMGPTPLRAAAAEAALAGAEGPEEVARAAEAAAEGTSPSTDLWGSSEYREHMARVLTRRAVLAAAGPS; encoded by the coding sequence ATGATCCCCGCGGCGTTCGACTACAGGCGGCCGGAGTCGGTGGACGAGGCCGTGACCGCGCTGGCCGACGGCGGTGAGGAAGCGAAGGTCCTCGCCGGCGGCCAGAGCCTGCTCCCGATGCTGCGGCTGCGGCTCGCCTTCCCCGAACTGCTGGTGGACGTGGGCAGGATCGACGAACTGCGGGGGGTCCACGAGGAGGCGGACACCCTCGTCATCGGCGCCATGACCACGCATCACGACGTGCTGGCCGACCCGCTGGTGCGGCGGCACGCGGGCCTGCTCGCCGCGGCGACGGAGACGGTCGCCGACCCCGCCGTGCGCAACCGGGGGACACTGGGCGGCTCCCTCGCCCACGCGGACCCGGCCGCGGACCTGCCCGCGGTCGTCCTCGCGCTCGACGGCGAACTGGTCGCCGCCGGCCCCCGGGGCCGGCGCACCATCGCGGCACGCGACTTCTTCACCGACTACCTGCAGTCCGCGCTGGGCCCCGACGAGCTGCTGGTGGAGGTACGGCTCCCGAAGTCCGGGGACTGGGGATTCCGGTACGAGAAGTTCCACCGGACCGCGCAGGCGTGGGCGGCGGTCGGCGTCGCGGTCCTGGTCCGCTCGGACGGCGGGCGGATCGCAGAAGCCCGGATCGGGCTCACCAACATGGGGCCGACCCCGCTGCGGGCCGCCGCCGCCGAGGCGGCGCTCGCGGGAGCGGAGGGCCCCGAGGAGGTGGCACGTGCCGCGGAGGCCGCGGCCGAGGGCACCAGCCCCTCGACGGACCTGTGGGGTTCGTCCGAGTACCGCGAGCACATGGCCCGGGTACTCACCCGGCGGGCGGTGCTCGCCGCGGCCGGGCCGTCGTGA
- a CDS encoding AAA family ATPase has product MSETATGSAGEAGDGGARRAAGATAVLPQGPDEVRRRLEDVGYLVDEGLATACFLALRLHRPVFCEGDAGVGKTSLAGALARMLEAPLIRLQCYEGIDASQALYDWDFPRQLLHLRAAEAAGVTDVDRLEAELYDRCFLVERPLLQALRTQPSVLLVDEVDRADDEFEAFLLELLSEYSVTVPELGTLRAETPPVVVLTSNRTREVHDALKRRCLYHWFDHPAFARELAIVRSRLPAVSARLAEQVTALVQALRSEELVKPPGVAETIDWAEALDALGATELDAELAVATLGSVLKYREDTERARSMDLSAILALRATGA; this is encoded by the coding sequence ATGAGCGAGACGGCGACCGGGTCCGCGGGGGAGGCCGGCGACGGCGGGGCACGACGGGCCGCCGGAGCAACCGCCGTCCTTCCCCAGGGGCCGGACGAGGTGCGGCGGCGGCTGGAGGACGTCGGCTACCTCGTGGACGAGGGCCTCGCCACCGCCTGCTTCCTGGCGCTGAGGCTGCACCGCCCGGTGTTCTGCGAGGGTGACGCGGGCGTGGGAAAGACGTCGCTCGCCGGTGCGCTCGCCAGGATGCTGGAAGCGCCGCTGATCCGGTTGCAGTGCTATGAGGGGATCGACGCCTCGCAGGCCCTGTACGACTGGGACTTCCCGCGGCAACTGCTGCACCTGCGCGCGGCGGAGGCGGCCGGGGTCACCGACGTGGACCGGCTGGAGGCGGAACTGTACGACCGCTGTTTCCTCGTCGAACGGCCGCTGCTGCAGGCGCTGCGGACCCAGCCCTCGGTACTGCTCGTCGACGAGGTGGACCGGGCGGACGACGAGTTCGAGGCGTTCCTCCTGGAGCTGCTGTCGGAGTACTCGGTCACCGTTCCCGAACTGGGCACGCTGCGCGCCGAAACCCCTCCCGTGGTGGTGCTGACGTCGAACCGGACCCGAGAGGTGCACGACGCTCTCAAGCGGCGCTGTCTGTACCACTGGTTCGACCACCCCGCCTTCGCCCGGGAGCTGGCGATCGTCCGCAGCCGGCTGCCGGCGGTGTCGGCCAGACTGGCCGAGCAGGTCACCGCCCTCGTCCAGGCCCTGCGGTCGGAGGAACTGGTGAAACCGCCGGGAGTGGCCGAGACGATCGACTGGGCCGAGGCGCTGGACGCACTGGGTGCCACGGAGCTGGACGCGGAGCTGGCCGTGGCGACGCTCGGCTCGGTGCTGAAGTACCGCGAGGACACGGAGCGGGCCCGATCCATGGACCTGTCCGCGATCCTCGCCCTGCGGGCTACGGGGGCGTGA
- a CDS encoding vWA domain-containing protein, with amino-acid sequence MAAVDGGTAVLVGFARALRAAGLDAGPDRVQTFLRALDVLGPRRRNDVYWAGRLTLCGGQDDLDRYDRVFGVYFGPRDRPPAPRARPLPPGAPPPRLAVRETDRIPRGGSGEEDRRPGAAAALASPVDVLRHRDVAALTAAEREQVRRLLAAFALRGEPRRSARLRPARRGVVDPRRTVREWLRRGGEPARLRRRARAERPRRVVLLVDVSGSMAPYADALLRFAHAAAHGGPAASRAATEVFTIGTRLTRVTAALGHRDPDTALAAVAAAVPDWRGGTRLGEMLRAFLDRWGQRGMARGAVVVVLSDGWERGDPALLAAQMRRLHRLAHRVVWANPRKARPGYAPLAAGMAAALPSVDAFVEGHSLAALEHLAAVVRGAEDA; translated from the coding sequence ATGGCGGCGGTGGACGGCGGTACCGCGGTGCTGGTGGGATTCGCGCGCGCGCTGCGCGCCGCGGGACTGGACGCCGGGCCGGACCGGGTGCAGACGTTCCTGCGGGCACTCGACGTCCTGGGGCCGCGGCGGCGGAACGACGTGTACTGGGCGGGGAGGCTCACGCTGTGCGGCGGCCAGGACGACCTCGACCGCTACGACCGCGTGTTCGGCGTCTACTTCGGGCCGCGCGACCGCCCCCCGGCGCCACGCGCCCGGCCGCTGCCGCCCGGGGCCCCTCCGCCGCGGCTCGCCGTACGGGAGACGGACCGCATCCCCCGCGGAGGCAGCGGGGAGGAGGACCGGCGGCCGGGCGCGGCGGCGGCCCTCGCCAGTCCGGTGGACGTGCTGCGGCATCGCGATGTCGCCGCGCTGACGGCCGCCGAACGCGAGCAGGTGCGGCGGCTGCTGGCCGCGTTCGCGCTGCGGGGCGAGCCGCGTCGCTCCGCGCGGCTGCGCCCGGCGCGGCGGGGTGTCGTCGACCCCCGGCGGACGGTGCGGGAGTGGCTGCGCCGCGGCGGGGAGCCGGCCCGGCTGCGCCGGCGGGCGCGTGCCGAACGACCCCGCCGGGTGGTGCTGCTGGTGGACGTGAGCGGGTCGATGGCCCCGTACGCGGACGCGTTGCTGCGGTTCGCGCACGCCGCGGCGCACGGCGGGCCCGCGGCGTCGAGGGCGGCCACGGAGGTGTTCACGATCGGCACCCGGCTGACGCGGGTGACCGCCGCGCTGGGGCACCGAGACCCGGACACCGCGCTGGCGGCGGTCGCCGCCGCCGTCCCCGACTGGCGCGGAGGCACCCGGCTCGGCGAGATGCTGAGGGCCTTCCTCGACCGGTGGGGCCAGCGCGGGATGGCGCGGGGCGCCGTCGTCGTGGTGCTGTCCGACGGCTGGGAGCGCGGCGATCCGGCCCTCCTCGCCGCCCAGATGCGGCGGCTGCACCGGCTGGCGCACCGGGTCGTGTGGGCCAATCCGCGCAAGGCCCGGCCCGGTTACGCGCCGTTGGCGGCCGGGATGGCGGCGGCCCTGCCCAGCGTCGACGCGTTCGTCGAGGGACACAGTCTGGCGGCGCTGGAGCACCTCGCCGCGGTGGTGAGAGGAGCCGAGGATGCGTGA